The Lachnospiraceae bacterium oral taxon 500 genome window below encodes:
- a CDS encoding ABC transporter: MLFRRRISRREFMKLLELQNVKKSYKKVTAVNDLSFAAESGEIIGLLGVNGAGKSTTIEMIATLLKPDSGFIYYKGKDIQKEPQVIRREMGYVPQEIMLFSELTGRQNLDFWGRAYGLGGRALAEAIAWVLELCELGAQIDRPVREYSGGMQRRINVGTAILHRPQLLILDEATVGMDVLAAAKIMQMLQNLNQSLGTTILLASHNMAETETLCQRFLLLKQGRLKADRPKAELQKSNISLRDWFIREMTE, from the coding sequence ATGTTATTTAGGCGGAGGATAAGCCGGAGAGAATTTATGAAACTACTGGAACTGCAAAATGTAAAAAAAAGTTATAAGAAAGTGACGGCGGTCAACGACCTGTCGTTTGCGGCTGAAAGCGGTGAAATAATCGGGCTTTTGGGAGTAAACGGCGCCGGCAAATCAACCACGATTGAGATGATCGCCACTTTATTAAAGCCCGACAGCGGTTTTATCTATTATAAAGGAAAGGATATTCAAAAAGAGCCGCAAGTAATTCGGCGGGAAATGGGATATGTTCCGCAGGAGATTATGCTTTTTTCGGAACTGACAGGCAGACAGAATCTGGATTTTTGGGGCAGAGCCTATGGTCTCGGCGGTCGGGCGCTGGCCGAAGCGATTGCTTGGGTATTGGAGCTGTGCGAACTGGGAGCACAAATTGATCGGCCGGTACGGGAATATTCCGGCGGTATGCAGCGCCGGATCAATGTCGGTACAGCGATTTTGCACCGACCGCAGTTGCTGATTTTGGATGAAGCCACCGTCGGAATGGATGTTTTAGCGGCGGCTAAGATTATGCAAATGCTGCAAAACTTAAATCAAAGCTTGGGTACCACCATTTTACTGGCTTCCCATAATATGGCGGAAACAGAAACTCTGTGTCAGCGCTTTCTTTTGCTGAAACAGGGTCGACTGAAAGCTGACAGGCCAAAGGCGGAATTGCAAAAAAGTAACATCAGTCTGCGCGATTGGTTTATTCGGGAAATGACAGAATAG
- a CDS encoding triacylglycerol lipase produces the protein MRLFRRFIYSGIIIGAANLFVLLALLMTAGVSAIGLGILTALLFLLLLFILIVPQKNSQPTKVLRVLANGCELLRLFLISAAVTLPLQLVFLIGAYQEAGPEMGIWYLAYAAQSIFLALLCEAVVFWSGMLRLYTMSVQLGIRHRVLALLLAWVPGFNLYYLLKMIRIAEAEIAIEAEKAERNSRRAASEICRTKYPLLLVHGVFFRDFRYLNYWGRVPGELIKNGATIYYGNQQSAASVDCCGAELAERIRQIVQETGCGKVNIIAHSKGGLDSRAAISRFGAAPYVASLTTINTPHRGCIFAEYLIGRCPNGLKQAMAASYNRVLKQLGDQTPDFLAAVGDLTASACAERNKITPDMPGILYESVGSYCRKATGGRFPLNVSYPVVRHFDGKNDGLVAIDSAPWGERFTLLEPGSRRGISHGDMIDLNRENIPGFDVREFYVSLAAGLKDRGY, from the coding sequence ATGCGATTATTCAGGCGCTTTATTTACAGCGGCATTATTATCGGAGCGGCTAATTTATTTGTTTTACTGGCACTGTTGATGACGGCCGGAGTGTCGGCGATCGGGCTGGGAATCCTGACGGCGCTGTTGTTTTTGTTGTTGCTTTTTATTTTGATTGTTCCGCAGAAGAACAGCCAGCCGACGAAAGTGCTGCGTGTGCTAGCCAATGGCTGTGAGCTTTTGCGCCTGTTTTTAATCAGTGCGGCCGTAACACTGCCGCTGCAGCTTGTTTTTTTGATTGGAGCTTATCAGGAAGCAGGGCCGGAAATGGGCATCTGGTATTTGGCCTATGCTGCTCAAAGTATCTTCTTGGCATTGCTGTGTGAAGCGGTTGTTTTTTGGAGCGGAATGCTGCGTTTATACACGATGTCCGTTCAGCTGGGGATCAGGCACCGGGTTTTGGCGCTGCTGTTGGCGTGGGTGCCGGGCTTTAATTTATACTATCTGCTGAAAATGATTCGCATTGCCGAAGCGGAAATAGCGATTGAAGCCGAGAAGGCTGAAAGAAACAGCCGGCGGGCGGCCAGTGAGATTTGCCGGACCAAATATCCGCTGCTGCTGGTGCATGGTGTTTTTTTCAGAGATTTTCGATATTTGAATTATTGGGGGCGGGTGCCGGGAGAGCTGATTAAAAACGGCGCGACTATTTATTACGGCAACCAGCAGTCAGCCGCGTCCGTTGATTGCTGCGGCGCAGAACTGGCGGAACGAATCCGGCAGATCGTTCAGGAAACGGGCTGCGGCAAAGTGAATATCATTGCTCATTCTAAAGGCGGGCTGGACAGCCGGGCGGCAATCAGCCGTTTTGGGGCAGCGCCCTATGTCGCCAGTTTGACCACTATTAATACGCCGCATCGGGGCTGCATTTTCGCCGAATATCTGATCGGACGCTGTCCGAATGGCTTAAAACAAGCGATGGCTGCCTCCTATAATCGGGTGCTGAAGCAGTTGGGTGATCAAACGCCGGATTTTTTGGCGGCAGTCGGTGATTTGACGGCATCAGCCTGTGCCGAGCGGAATAAAATCACGCCGGATATGCCGGGCATACTCTATGAAAGCGTCGGCTCCTATTGCCGCAAGGCCACCGGCGGGCGTTTTCCGTTGAATGTCAGTTATCCTGTCGTCAGGCATTTTGACGGTAAAAATGACGGGCTGGTAGCGATCGACTCAGCGCCGTGGGGAGAACGGTTTACTCTTTTGGAGCCCGGGTCCCGGCGCGGGATTTCGCATGGTGATATGATTGATCTGAATCGGGAAAATATTCCGGGCTTTGATGTCCGGGAGTTTTATGTATCCCTGGCAGCCGGTTTAAAGGACAGAGGATATTAA